The DNA segment GTGAAGGCGACGCGCCGTCCCGGCGCCGACGCCGAGATCGGCGGCTTCGGCGGCGTGTTCGATCCGAAGGCCGCCGGCTTCAAGGATCCGCTCATCGTCGCCACCACGGACGGCGTCGGCACCAAGCTGAAGATCGCCATCGAAACCGGCCGTCACGACACCATCGGCATCGACCTCGTCGCCATGTGCGTGAACGACCTGATCGTGCAGGGCGCCGAGCCGCTGTTCTTCCTCGACTATTTCGCGACCGGCAAGCTGGCGCCGGATGTCGGTGCGTCCATTGTCGCTGGCATCGCGCGGGCCTGCGCCGAATCGGGCTGCGCGCTCATCGGCGGCGAGACGGCGGAAATGCCCGGCATGTATGCCGAGGGCGACTACGATCTCGCCGGCTTCTCGGTCGGCGCCGTCGAGCGCGGCGAGCTGCTGCCCTCCCCCAATGTGCGGGCCGGCGACGTGCTGCTGGGTCTCGCCTCCTCCGGCGTGCACTCCAACGGCTATTCGCTGGTGCGCCGCGTGGTCGAGCGCTCGGGGCTGGCCTGGGACGCGCCCGCGCCCTTCGCCGCGGGCAAATCGCTGGGCGAGGCCCTGCTCACCCCAACCCGGCTCTATGTGAAGTCCGCGCTGTCCGCCATCCGCTCCACCGGCAAGGTCAAGGCGCTCGCCCACATCACCGGCGGCGGCCTCACCGAGAACCTGCCGCGCGTGCTGCCCAAGCACACGATCGGGCGCATCGATCTCGCCGCGCTCAAGGTTCCCCCGGTGTTCCGCTGGCTGGCA comes from the Ancylobacter pratisalsi genome and includes:
- the purM gene encoding phosphoribosylformylglycinamidine cyclo-ligase; this encodes MSDTDKGLSYRDAGVDIDAGNRLVDLIKPLVKATRRPGADAEIGGFGGVFDPKAAGFKDPLIVATTDGVGTKLKIAIETGRHDTIGIDLVAMCVNDLIVQGAEPLFFLDYFATGKLAPDVGASIVAGIARACAESGCALIGGETAEMPGMYAEGDYDLAGFSVGAVERGELLPSPNVRAGDVLLGLASSGVHSNGYSLVRRVVERSGLAWDAPAPFAAGKSLGEALLTPTRLYVKSALSAIRSTGKVKALAHITGGGLTENLPRVLPKHTIGRIDLAALKVPPVFRWLAQTGNVDGEEMLRAFNCGIGMVVVCAPEDAETVADAFADGGEEVVHLGCIEPGDGKAHTVYDGTLAISEPL